The DNA region AGTTTTTCGGTCATGAAAGGGGAAGGTGATTCCTCAACCAGTTTCTGGTGACGGCGCTGGATAGAGCAGTCACGTTCAGAAAGATGGCATACTTTGCCAAACTGATCGCCCACAACCTGAATTTCGATATGGCGCGGGTCCTGAACATATTTTTCAAGGTATAAGCCATCGTTGCCAAAGGCTGCACCTGATTCGGCACGGGCCGAGTCCCAGGCATTCTCAAACTCTTCGTCTTTCCAAACAATGCGCATCCCGCGGCCGCCACCACCTGCAGTAGCTTTCAATATAACAGGATAACCTATTTTATTGGCGATAGCAATACCCGATTTTACATCGGCAAGCAACCCATCAGAACCGGGAACAATAGGCACACCGGCCTTTTTCATGGTATCCTTAGCCGAAGCTTTATCACCCATCTGGTTGATCTGCTCGGCAGTAGCACCGATAAATTTGATACCATACTCAGCACAAATGGCAGAGAACTTAGCATTTTCAGACAGGAAACCGTAACCCGGATGGATCGCATCGGCATTGGTTAGTTCGGCAGCCGAAATGATATTAGGAATATTTAAATAAGAATCGCGGCTTGGCGGCGGACCGATACAAACGGCCTCGTCGGCAAAGCGAACATGCAGACTGTCGCGATCTGCAGTTGAATATACAGCTACCGTTTTAATACCCATTTCCTTACAGGTACGGATAATACGAAGGGCGATTTCGCCACGGTTAGCTATTAATATTTTTTTAAACATAAGTATATGTTAGTTAATGGTTGATTGAGTTAAGTGGTTGATTAGGTTATCAAACACTTAATAAGCTTAAACAATGAAAGGTTGATTTTAAAGCAGTAAAACCACTCACCTAATCAACCATTCACCTAATCAACTTAACAATTAAACTGGTTCTACTAAAAACAGGGGTTGATCGTACTCAACAGGTGAGGCGTTGTCAACAAGGATTTTTACCACACGGCCCGAAACTTCTGATTCAATTTCATTGAACAGTTTCATAGCTTCAATGATACATACTACAGAACCTGGCTTGATTTCATCGCCAACGTTAACAAACATAGGCTTATCAGGGCTTGATGAGCGGTAAAAAGTACCGATCATAGGCGATTTAACGGTAATGTATTTCGATGTATCCGGAGCGGCCGGTGCAGCAGGCTCAACAGGCGCAGGAGCCGGTGCAGTTGGTAATGCCTGTGTAACAGGTTGCGTAACTGCCGGAATAGTGGCATGAACCACTGTAGGTTGCACCTCGTTGGTTTTTATGGTGATCTTAAAATCTTTTTGCTCGATTGATACTTCGTTCACGCCCGATTTGGAAACAAAGCGAATAAGGTCCTGAATTTGTTTAATATCCATGTTGAAGGATTAATTGGTTTTGGACAAAGTTTATATCTAAGTTATAGTCAAATGTGCAGATATGCAAATGTGCAGATATGCAGATTATTATGTTGATTAATTAGTGAACGGATACTATAAATAGCCTGTTATTTACATTGTTCATAAGCAGATAACAGGTGCTTCTTAAGGATGTTTTAATTTTTTGATATGTGAAATATGCTTTTCAATAAGAATTTGCACATCCGCACATCTGAAATCTGCCATCCGAAATCAATAAGCCCATTTTAAATAAACTGAACCCCAGGTAAAGCCACCGCCAAAGGCTGCTAAAATGAGGTTATCCCCTTTTTTAAACTTGCTTTCCCATTCCCACAGGCAAAGCGGGATGGTGCCGTTGGTAGTATTGCCATAGCGCTCGATGTTAACGATCACTTTATCTGAGCTGATACCTGTACGGTTTGCCGTAGCATCAATAATACGCTTGTTGGCCTGGTGTGGTACCAGCCAGGCAATATCATCACCGGTAAGGTGGTTACGTTCCATTACCTCGTGCGCTACATCGGCCATATTGGTTACTGCAAATTTAAACACGGCCTGGCCTTCCTGATAGGCGTAGTGCTCTTTAGCATCAACTGTTTCATGGCTTGCCGGTTTCAATGAGCCGCCGGCTTTCAGGTTTAAGTACTGACTGCCCGAACCATCGCTTTTTAAAATAGAATCGATAACGCCGTTGCCTTCTTCATTTGGTTCAAGCAATACCGCGCCGCAGCCGTCACCAAAAATGATGCAGGTAGCACGGTCCTGGTAGTTAATAATGGCCGACATTTTATCGCCGCCAACAACCAGCACCTTTTTATGTTTGCCGCTTTCAATAAATTGAGCGCCTGTGGTTAAACCGTATACGAAGCCTGAACAGGCTGCCTGCAAATCAAATCCCCATGCGTTTTTAGCACCAATTTTATGCGCTAAAAGGTTTGCTGTAGCCGGGAAGATCATATCGGGGGTAGTAGTACAAAAGATGATAAGATCGATCTCCTCGGCACCGATGCCGCGTTTTCTGAGCAGCTCGGTAACGGCAGGGACCGCCATATCAGATGTAGCAAGGCCTTCGCCTTTTAATATGCGCCGCTCTTTGATACCGGTACGGCTGGTTATCCATTCGTCATTTGTATCAACCATCGTTTCCAGTTCCTGGTTGGTTAATACATAGTCGGGAACGTAACCATGTACTGCGGTAATAGCGGCATGAACTTTACTCATCTTTATAAAATTACTGGAATGCTTGTTTTATTTTATCAACGAGGTTACTCTCCACCATGTTCCTTGATAAAAGGACCATGTTTTTTATCGCCTCGGGGCTCGAGATGCCGTGACCAACAACAACGGGGGCATTTACACCCAATATGGGGCTACCACCGTATTGTTCATAATTAAATCTGTCAAAAAACTCGTCCTTTAGCTGTTTCTTCCGCGTTATAACATAGAACGATTCGGCAAGCTTTAATATTACATTGCCGGTAAAACCGTCGCATACATAAACGTCGGCGCTTTCACTGAAAAGATCGCGTCCTTCAACATTACCTACAAAGTTAAACAACGATGTAGCTTTCATTAATGGGTAGGTGGCCTGGCTAAGGATATTACCTTTTTCTTCTTCTTCGCCGATGTTCATGAGGGCAACACGCGGGTTGCTGATATCGTAAACTGCCTGTGCAAATAAACTGCCGAGTACACCGAACTGAACAAGCACATCAGGCTTACAATCAGCATTGGCACCTACATCCAACAAAATACCCAAACCGCCTTTAAGTTTGGGTACAATAGTAGTCATTGCCGGGCGTACAACACCCGGAATAGTTTTTACGCTGAACATGGCACCAACAAGCATGGCGCCGGTATTGCCAGCTGATGAGAATGCCTGGATTTCGCCGCTTTTTAACAGCTGGAAACCAACTGATATGCTCGAATCAGGCTTCTGAACAATAGCTTTGGTAGGGTGCTCACCCATGCCAATAACTTCGGTTGTATGTACAAACTCGAAGTTATCAGGGCTTACACCATTTTCCTGAAGAATACTTACTGTAACTTCCTTATCGCCAATAAGTACCAGTTTCTGGTCGGCAGATAAAGTTTTATACGCTTCGATAGCTCCTAAAACAGCTGCTTTGGGAGCGTAATCACCGCCCATAATATCTAAGCCAATCTTCATTTTCAGAAAATTAAACTTATGCTACTGCTGCTTTCTCAATAAGAACTTTACCGTTGTAGTAAACATTACCATCAACAGTATATGCCCTGTGCGGCAAATGCACAGCGCCTGTAGTTTGGCAGGTAGTTAAAGTTGGAGCTTCCGCTTTGTAATGCGTTCTGCGTTTATCTCTCCTTGATTTCGAAAATTTCCGCTTTGGATGTGGCATAATATCCTAATATTAATTATTTATTCATTTTCCTGAGCGCATCCCACCGTGGGTCTGTTTGCTCACTTTGTTCACCATTTGCCGAAAAACTATTTAATTTTTCAAGCGTTTCTTTATCGCAATAAGGGGTTTCACCCTCGTTGTCGCAAACCGATATAAACGGCACTGCAACGTTAATGTATTCGTAAATCAGCCCGGCTACATCAATCTCATGATCGTTTTTGCCAAGGGTGATGATCTCCTCGTCTTCATCTATCAATTCATCGCTGAACTTAGCTATCTGCTGTTCAGTAATATCAACCTGCTGGGGCAGTTGCGATAAACACCTGTCGCAGGTAGTATCAATTGTGCCGTCTATTTTAAAATTCAGGATCAGCATTGTTTCCTGCTTATCCAGTTCAACCTCACAGTGCAGGGTTGCTTTTTTAACGAGCGAATATTCAAACTCATCAAAAAAGTCATCCTGTATGTCATACTCAAACTGGTGTTTCCCAAGTTTAAGCCCCGTAAAGGGAATCGAATATTTTTTAAGCGATTTCAATGAGCAACAATTAGCCCGCAAATGTAGAGAAAAATACCATAACTGGAAAGTGTTTTTTTATTTTGCCCCTTTGGGAAGGTTAAAGGTAAAAGGATAAAGGTAAAAGGTTGGGATACAGTGATTTTTACGCAACGCAAAAATCACTGTTCTATCTTTATGGAATTAGTTTGATAAAACCTCGCCCTTCATTTTTGAGGCAATTTGCAGCGCTTTGTATGCATTGACTATACCTCCGGTTTTGGATAGCGTTGTAAAATCAACCTTTTCGGTTTTGCTGCCGGGCTTTAATACCATGGTGCCCCTTAGCGGTGTAGCCGAGCTTAAAATAGCCTCTTTTACCTGCTTAGCACTCAGGGTTGGATAGTACTCCAATATCAAAGCCGCTATGCCTGCCGTTATTGGCGATGAAAAGCTGGTGCCATCTTCGGTATCAATTTCAGCATCGGTAGTAATGGAGGTAACTTTTACCCCCGGCGCAAAGATATCCACGCTTTTTTTACCATAATTTGAAAAATCACCGGCAAGGTTTTGCCCCATCCTGGGCCCCGACGCACCAACGCTGATCACGTTATCAGCATCGCTCGATGAGCCATCTAAAAAAGTATCATTTGGGAATTCGGGCTGAGCATCCATATCCTGGTTATCATTGCCGGCAGCCATCACTAATAAAACATTCTTTGAGGCAGCATATTTGAAAGCGGCATCTACCCATTCCTTATGCGGCGAGATCTTTTTCCCGAAGCTCATGTTAACCACCCTGGCGCCGTTATCAACCGCGTAGCGTATAGCATTGGCTACATCTTTATCATATTCATCGCCATTGGGGATGGCCTTAATGATCATCAGTTTTACATTATCGGCCACGCCATTGATACCATAATTGTTGTTACGCACCGCGCCAATGAGCCCGGCCACACCGGTGCCATGTGCCGCATCCGCAAATTTTACCAGGTTATTGCCATATGGTTTGCCATCCATAGTATCAGGGTCGTCGCCCACAATGCGCTTACGTGAAGTAAGATCCGGCGATACGTCGTTATTGAGTTTTGCAAGATATTCGCTCAGGTCTTTAATGATCTTGGCATTGGTAGAACCCACTCCCTCCTGCGAAAACACCGATTCCCAAACATATTTGCTTTGGCTTAGGGTGTCATTAGTGGCTTTAACCTTAACAAGATCGGCCTGGGTAAAAGTGCCGTTGGCCGGTAAATTAAGACCGCGCTTAATATACCCGCTGGTAACCATCAATGCGTTCATTACCGGCGAAAGCTGGCCGATTTCGGTATTGGCCTTGTTTACTGTTGAATCATAAACCGTTTTAACACGCAGCCAGTAAGCATATTCTTTTTTATTGGTAGCGGCCGAATCTGTAACCGAGGCATATTTACCTTTTAATTTATTGTACTCTCGTACCTCTTCCGTAGTTTCGGTAAAGTCGGCTTTACCACCCGGGCCGCCCAAAAAGTTCCATCCGTGTATATCGTCAACGTAACCGTTATGGTCGTCATCAATGCCGTTTCCCGGGATTTCCTTTTTATTTACCCATAACACCGTTTTTAGGTCCGTTTGCAGGGTGTCGGCACCGCTGTCAATAGTTGCGACGAGAACAGGCTTGCTTTTTTTACCTTGTACAAACATGTACGCTTGCTTTAAACTGATGCCATAAAAGCCGCTCTCCTTTAAATCAAGCAGGTGCCAGGCTTTTGGCGGGGCGGGTTCAGCCGCAGGTATTTGCTGTGCCGACGCCGGTAAATTAACTAATAATGCTGCTGCTAAAGAGGTTGCGCTTACGTACTTACAAAATTTAAACATGAACTTGTTTTATAATGTCTTATTTTAAAGACTCAATGAATCGTTTTTAATTTTTATTTAATTATTGCTTTTACGTGTTATCTAACATTAATGTTAGTCATCATTTTTGGCGTTGCCTTCGGCCGGGCTATCCGCTCATACGCCTGCAGGCGTTACGCTCAATGCCGGTATCCCAATGTCATTAAGTTAAGGAAAATCCCCCAGAGGGGGAACAGGTTTGTAGCAAAATATTATACCGATAACAACCGTGCCAGAGGTACGGAACACCGGAGTTGTGTACCGCTGGCACACCAAAAATCTATTCAAAATGGTTTCTACAAACCTTTTGCACCTCTGGTGCAGCTTGTCAATCTCTTAACTTAATGACATTGGCCGGTATCCGCTCCTAACGCTGTCTGAGCTCGAATTCTATAGAATTCAAGGAATTTATCGAATGCAAAGCAATTCATTAATTCATTTAATTCAGTTAAGACGTTGAAAAAAATCAACGCAATCAGCGAAATCAAAAAAATTAACGGTGGGTTGTTAATAAATGTTAAATCTGTTAAGCTAAAGCGTTATTAAACGATATTTATAAGCAATAAACTTTTACCTTTAGGGTGGGTTTCTTATTTTCGCAGAAATATGATATTAACTTGAGGGGGGATAGTGGTCTCAAATCTCACGTCTGATATCTAACATCTAACAAAAGTAAATGGAAGAATTTGAAGCAAGCGCATCCTCTAAAAAGACAAAAACCATCTACATTTCAACTGTATTTGGTATTGCCATGGTGCTGTTAATGGTAGGGCTGCTGGGTTTAATACTGGTGTACGCTAAAAATATTTCGAGCTATGTTAAAGAAAATATCGTGCTTAATATTTTTGTTGATGATGCCGCCCACGAAAGCGACGTATTGCAACTTCAAAAACAGTTGGATGGCAACGTAATGGTAAAACAAACCCAATACGTAAGTAAAGAGCTTGCCGCCCGCAACCTGCAAAAAGACCTTGGCGAAGACTTTGTAAAGTTTTTAGGTTATAACCCGCTATCGCAGTCAGTTGATGTTTACCTGAAAGCGGAGTATGCCAACAACAAGGATATTGAAAAGTTTAAAGCCGAATTGCTGAAAAACCCATTGATAAAAGAGGTTAAATACCAGCAATCGCTGGTTGATCAAATGAACCAGAATGTAACTACCATCAGTTTGATCATCCTTACCTTTGCCGGTATCTTTGTGGTGCTTTCGGTAGCGCTGATTAACAATACCATCAGGCTGGCCATTTATTCGCAGCGTTTCCTGATCAAATCGATGCAGTTGGTTGGAGCTACAAAAGGGTTTATCCGCAAGCCTTTTTTATTATACGGAATCTGGCATGGGTTATTAGGCGGTTTAATCGCGATTATCCTGTTGATAGGTACGCTGTATGTAGCTTATGATAATGTACCCGACCTGGTGTTTTTACAAAACTATACCGAGTTTGGCATCGTGTTTTTAGTTGTTGTTGGCCTGGGTATTTTTATATCAGGCTTCAGTACCTTTTTAGCGGTTAACAAGTTTTTACGTTTAAAGATATACGATCTGTACAGATAGAGGTTAAAGGCGAAAGGGTAAAGCTGAAAGGCTTGATCTGGACTTTCAATCACTAATTCACTAAATCAATAATTCACTCATTAAAAAGATATATGGCACAAAAATTTAAACCAGCCGGCCCTGTAAAAACAACTGCTGCAACATCGCCGGCAGCCACCGGTGCTGCAAAAGCCACCACGCCTGCACAACCGGTACAATTTATATTTGATAAAAGTAATTACCGTATGCTGATCATCAGCGTGGCGGTTGTGGCCTTCGGTTTTGTGCTGATGTCGGGCACAACTGATATTTACAGCACCACTAAAATTGTCATTGCTCCAATAGTAGTTTTGGGCGGCTTTGCCTTGGGTTTCTTCGCTATTCTTAAAAAGCCTTCGGCTAATTAATCCATTACCTAACTCATTTTTACAGCAGGTGTGCTTAAAATAAAGCATACCTGCTGTAATACCCTCTACCTCAACCCCCTGACCCCCTAATGAATCTCATCCATGTTATTATCCTTGCAATTATTGAAGGGATAACTGAATTTTTGCCTGTATCATCAACCGGGCACATGATCATTGCCTCATCAGTAATGGGCATAGCTGCCGATCCTTTTGTTAAGCTTTTTACTATTGCCATACAGCTGGGCGCCATCTTATCGGTAGTGTTCCTGTACTGGAGAAGGTTCCTGCAATCGGTTAATTTTTATTTAAAGCTGTTTATCGCTTTTATACCTGCGGCAAT from Mucilaginibacter sp. SJ includes:
- the accC gene encoding acetyl-CoA carboxylase biotin carboxylase subunit; this encodes MFKKILIANRGEIALRIIRTCKEMGIKTVAVYSTADRDSLHVRFADEAVCIGPPPSRDSYLNIPNIISAAELTNADAIHPGYGFLSENAKFSAICAEYGIKFIGATAEQINQMGDKASAKDTMKKAGVPIVPGSDGLLADVKSGIAIANKIGYPVILKATAGGGGRGMRIVWKDEEFENAWDSARAESGAAFGNDGLYLEKYVQDPRHIEIQVVGDQFGKVCHLSERDCSIQRRHQKLVEESPSPFMTEKLRKKMGEAAIKGAKAVKYEGAGTVEFLVDKDRNFYFMEMNTRIQVEHPVTEEVINFDLIKEQIKVAAGIPISGKNYEPTMHAIECRINAEDPFNGFRPSPGKITNFHSPGGHGVRIDTHVYTGYVIPPNYDSMIAKVICVAQTRDEALSTMERALSEFVIEGVKTTIPFHLKLLKDPNFRAGNFTTKFMDTFEL
- the plsX gene encoding phosphate acyltransferase PlsX; the protein is MKIGLDIMGGDYAPKAAVLGAIEAYKTLSADQKLVLIGDKEVTVSILQENGVSPDNFEFVHTTEVIGMGEHPTKAIVQKPDSSISVGFQLLKSGEIQAFSSAGNTGAMLVGAMFSVKTIPGVVRPAMTTIVPKLKGGLGILLDVGANADCKPDVLVQFGVLGSLFAQAVYDISNPRVALMNIGEEEEKGNILSQATYPLMKATSLFNFVGNVEGRDLFSESADVYVCDGFTGNVILKLAESFYVITRKKQLKDEFFDRFNYEQYGGSPILGVNAPVVVGHGISSPEAIKNMVLLSRNMVESNLVDKIKQAFQ
- the accB gene encoding acetyl-CoA carboxylase biotin carboxyl carrier protein yields the protein MDIKQIQDLIRFVSKSGVNEVSIEQKDFKITIKTNEVQPTVVHATIPAVTQPVTQALPTAPAPAPVEPAAPAAPDTSKYITVKSPMIGTFYRSSSPDKPMFVNVGDEIKPGSVVCIIEAMKLFNEIESEVSGRVVKILVDNASPVEYDQPLFLVEPV
- a CDS encoding DUF3098 domain-containing protein: MAQKFKPAGPVKTTAATSPAATGAAKATTPAQPVQFIFDKSNYRMLIISVAVVAFGFVLMSGTTDIYSTTKIVIAPIVVLGGFALGFFAILKKPSAN
- the rpmF gene encoding 50S ribosomal protein L32; this encodes MPHPKRKFSKSRRDKRRTHYKAEAPTLTTCQTTGAVHLPHRAYTVDGNVYYNGKVLIEKAAVA
- a CDS encoding cell division protein FtsX, with the protein product MEEFEASASSKKTKTIYISTVFGIAMVLLMVGLLGLILVYAKNISSYVKENIVLNIFVDDAAHESDVLQLQKQLDGNVMVKQTQYVSKELAARNLQKDLGEDFVKFLGYNPLSQSVDVYLKAEYANNKDIEKFKAELLKNPLIKEVKYQQSLVDQMNQNVTTISLIILTFAGIFVVLSVALINNTIRLAIYSQRFLIKSMQLVGATKGFIRKPFLLYGIWHGLLGGLIAIILLIGTLYVAYDNVPDLVFLQNYTEFGIVFLVVVGLGIFISGFSTFLAVNKFLRLKIYDLYR
- a CDS encoding beta-ketoacyl-ACP synthase III — its product is MSKVHAAITAVHGYVPDYVLTNQELETMVDTNDEWITSRTGIKERRILKGEGLATSDMAVPAVTELLRKRGIGAEEIDLIIFCTTTPDMIFPATANLLAHKIGAKNAWGFDLQAACSGFVYGLTTGAQFIESGKHKKVLVVGGDKMSAIINYQDRATCIIFGDGCGAVLLEPNEEGNGVIDSILKSDGSGSQYLNLKAGGSLKPASHETVDAKEHYAYQEGQAVFKFAVTNMADVAHEVMERNHLTGDDIAWLVPHQANKRIIDATANRTGISSDKVIVNIERYGNTTNGTIPLCLWEWESKFKKGDNLILAAFGGGFTWGSVYLKWAY
- a CDS encoding S8 family serine peptidase → MFKFCKYVSATSLAAALLVNLPASAQQIPAAEPAPPKAWHLLDLKESGFYGISLKQAYMFVQGKKSKPVLVATIDSGADTLQTDLKTVLWVNKKEIPGNGIDDDHNGYVDDIHGWNFLGGPGGKADFTETTEEVREYNKLKGKYASVTDSAATNKKEYAYWLRVKTVYDSTVNKANTEIGQLSPVMNALMVTSGYIKRGLNLPANGTFTQADLVKVKATNDTLSQSKYVWESVFSQEGVGSTNAKIIKDLSEYLAKLNNDVSPDLTSRKRIVGDDPDTMDGKPYGNNLVKFADAAHGTGVAGLIGAVRNNNYGINGVADNVKLMIIKAIPNGDEYDKDVANAIRYAVDNGARVVNMSFGKKISPHKEWVDAAFKYAASKNVLLVMAAGNDNQDMDAQPEFPNDTFLDGSSSDADNVISVGASGPRMGQNLAGDFSNYGKKSVDIFAPGVKVTSITTDAEIDTEDGTSFSSPITAGIAALILEYYPTLSAKQVKEAILSSATPLRGTMVLKPGSKTEKVDFTTLSKTGGIVNAYKALQIASKMKGEVLSN
- a CDS encoding YceD family protein, with product MKSLKKYSIPFTGLKLGKHQFEYDIQDDFFDEFEYSLVKKATLHCEVELDKQETMLILNFKIDGTIDTTCDRCLSQLPQQVDITEQQIAKFSDELIDEDEEIITLGKNDHEIDVAGLIYEYINVAVPFISVCDNEGETPYCDKETLEKLNSFSANGEQSEQTDPRWDALRKMNK